The nucleotide sequence AGTCATGTTCCCGGACCTGGCCAATCCGGTCCAACTTCAAGTCGACGCAAAAGGACGACTCTGGGCTGCCAGCTGGAACTCTTACCCGAAATGGGAACCGGGTGATGATCTCAAAGACAGCTTGATGATCTTCGTCGACAATGATCGCGACGGCGTCGCTGACGAACGGAAAATCTTTGCCCATGTTCATAACCCGTTGGGATTCGAATTCTGGGGTGGTGGTGTTCTCGTCACATCCGGTCCTGATCTTTTGTTTCTCAAAGATACTGACGGAGATGATAAAGCCGACGTCCGCTTTCCGATTCTTCAAGGGTTAGGAACTTCCGACACTCACCATGCTGCGAACAATCTGATCTATGGACCTGACGGCGGAATCTACTGGCAGAGCGGGATTTTTCTGGTCCACAATCACGAAACTCCCTGGAAGCAAAACCTGAGCACAGGTGGTTCGGGGATGTATCGCTTCGATCCTCGGACATTCGCCATCACACCAGTCGCAGCCAACAGCCCCAATCCGCACGGAACGAGTTTTGATCGTTGGGGATACTTGTACGCCAACGACGGAACCGGTGGAAAATCGTATCAGGTTCGACCTAAAGGCAACGGTTTCCAGATGCACTCGCTGCTGGAGAAGGAATTCCGTCCGGTCCCGGCGAATGAAATTCTCTCCTCGGGTCACTTTCCTGAAGAGATGCAGCAAGACTTCCTGATTCTCAACGTGATCGGATTCTTGGGAATCAAGCAATACGACCTCGATCGAGGAGACGGAGGACGTCGCGAGTACGGAAACGTCTGGGGGACTCCAGTTCAGGAACTTCTAAGCGGTGAGGATCGCAACTTTCGTCCAAGCGACGCTATTGTCGGAGAAGACGGAGCACTCTACGTTGCCGACTGGCACAACATGATCATCGGCCACATGCAGCACAATATTCGCGATCCCAGTCGTGACCACAAACATGGCCGAATCCTGCGTCTGACCATGAAAGATCGACCGCTGCAGGAACCGGTTGCGATTGCGGATCAACCCATTGAAAAGCTTCTGGAGAATCTCAAGCACCCGGTCGACGGTGTTCGTCATCGCACGCGAGTCGAATTGAGTGCCCGCGATTCCAATGAAGTCATTGATGCAGCCCAAGCCTGGGCCAAAGACTTTGATCCGAATGACGAAGAAGAAGCCCATCACATTCTGGAAGCATTGTGGCTTCACCAGCAGCACAATGCCACAAATGACGAGCTACTGGAAAAGCTGCTGAACTCGGAAGTTCCACATGCCGCTGTCGCTGCTAAAACGGTTCAACACTTCTGGACAAAGTTCGACACCAAGCTTGCCTCCGACTTCGCCGCTCCACCGGAACTGCACGTGGTGACCTATCGTCCGCCTCGCCATCTCGACCGGAAGTATCACGATTCGTATCGCCGAGGAAGCGAAATCTTCCAGCGTGAATCACATTGTGCGACCTGTCATCAGACAAGTGGTGAGGGCAACGGAGTTGTCTATCCTCCACTGGTCGGAAGCCCCTGGGTCACCGGCAGCGAGGAACGTTTGATCAAACTTGCGCTACATGGAATGTGGGGAAAGATGCAAGTCCGAGGCAAGACCTACGATCCTGCTCGAGGTGTTCCTCCCATGACTGCGTTTCGTGATCTCTTGAACGACAACGAAATGGCGGACGTGTTGACCTTCGTCCGTAATACATGGGGCAACGACGCCTCTCCAATTGAAGCGGAGACCGTTGCGTCAGTTCGCGCTGCGTCATCGGATCGAACGACCTTCTGGAAGCCGGAAGATTTGGAGAAGCTTCACCCGCTCGAAAAAGAGCTGATGTCTGATGAAGACTTGAAGCAACCGGAAGAGATCAACAACCTGGCTCTCGAAAAGGAACTTCTCAGTCAGCCTCCGGAAGAACTGGCACAGATCGCCTTGGAAGAAGGCAATGAACGACGTGGAAAACGGTTGTTCTACACTTCAGCCGCTTCATGTTTCGCATGTCATGATCCACCCGGAAACGCTCCGCGAATGGGACCGGATTTGACACAACTCAAGAAAGAAGTGAACCCGGTCGACTGGGTTAACTCAGTTCTGCATCCGTCGCAGAAAATCGACAAGGAGTTTGCTCAGATCAACGTCATGACCGTCGATGGGAAAGTCGTCACCGGAATCCGAATTTCCGAGGATGACAAAGAAATCGTCCTGCGAAATCTGGCAGCTCCGAAGCCGATTACAATTTCCCATCAGTCCGTCGATGAGTTGATCGAATCGAAGGTCTCGATGATGCCCGAAGGATTGGTTCGCTCACTCAAGAGCCGTCAGGAATTCAATGACCTGTTGAAGTACCTGATCAGCCTCAAGAAATAGAGCACGATACTCGCTGTTCGCCTGATTGAGTAAGTTTTCGCATAAGTTACTCATACAAACTAACGAAAACCAATCCAATCAAACTTCGATACTGACTCGCTGCCGCTGTTGTGAACTGACTGAACTTCATGACAGCGGCAGCTTTATCATTGGCATCGAGAGATTGACCGCTCGGTATTTGAAGAGCACAAAATCAAAACAATTCGGAGTATGTCGACGATGAGAGTTCATCATCAAAAGCTGCAGATTCTATCTGGTCTACTGATGATCATTTTGTTCTCAGGAGCTCTGATCCATGCGGCCGAAAAGTCAAAGAATTCATCAGAGTCGACACTCGGACTCGCTCCCCCTGAGGGTGCCGTTGTGCTCTTTGACGGTTCCAACTTCCATGCCTGGGAGCCGTTCTCTTTTCTGAAGATCAATCCCAAGCAGGATCAGAAAGAAATCCAGTGGAAAATTGTTGACGACAAAGCGATGCAGATCGGCTTCGAACACAATGGCAAGCGACGCAAGCAATTCCTGTCTACGAAGGAACGCTTCCGCGATTACTCGCTGCACCTGGAGTTTCAGTTGCCTGAAGATGGAGGACAAGGAAACAGCGGAATTTTCTTCGGACCGCTCTACGAAATGCAAATCCTCGACAGTTCGGCAAAGAGACAGCCTGGACTCACAGACTGTGGATCGATCTATGAAATTGCTTCGCCCGCGGTCAACGCGGCACTCCCGCCCGGAAAGTGGCAAACGGTCGACCTGGACTTTCAGTCAGCACGATTTGATGAAGATGGTCACCGAATCGAGCGAGACGCAGCCCGAGTTTCGATCCGCCTAAATGGCAAACTGATTCATGACGATGTCGAACTTTCGCTTCGCCGAAACAAGTATGCAGCATTTCCCGAAGAACCCACGTCGCCGATCGTGCTTCAGGAACACGGCTCACCGGTCAAGTTTCGAAACATCTGGCTGACTGAGAACAAGGATTAGAGCAAGTTGCTCTCTCTTGTGCACTCGCTTGCACTGCTTCATAAGTTAAAAGGCTGTGCTTGCTCGTGCGAGATCTTGCACACAAAATCAGAAAATGTTCTGGCTCCCTGCCAGTTTGCTGCATCCACTCAGAAGTCTCGTGAGTGCTGGTCTTTACGCACTCAGAATCAAGGTTTGCAACCCGCTCTCCTCTTTACGTTTGGCACTTTCCGGAGGAAATCGAGATTTTGCTGTAAGTAATCTCTTCCTCGTGTGACCAATATTCTTAGAAGTGACCTGAAACCCTGCGAATCGAGGTATGAGCTCGTGGAGTTCGTCAATTTGACGTGAGGGTGCAGATTCACTGGTGAATGAGTGTCTGTCGCGCCGGGTAAAGGCCGTTCGTGGATGATCAAGATCAACAGTTGGTGTTCATCAACTGGCTCGAGGAGCACAGCGCCTCGGTCATGAAGGTCGCTCGCGCATACACACTCAACAGCGAAGAGTGCCAGGATTTGGCGCAAGAAATACTGCTTCAGTCGTGGAGGTCAGTCCCGAAGTTTTCGGGCAAGGCAAGTGCAGCGACCTGGTTCTATCGCGTCGCTCTGCATACTGCCATGAACTGGCAACGGAAAGACAAACCTCGACGCCAATATCAACAGCCTCTGGTGGACATGAACGTTCCGGCGGCCAATCGCTCTGATTGCTCGGAGAAACTTCTGCAACAAGAGATGGTCGAGGAACTCTATCGAGCGATTCATCAATTGCCAAAGACGGATGCGGCACTCGTCCTGCTGTATCTCGACGAACTGAGCTATCGGGAAATGGCTGAAGTGCTCGGAATTTCAGAGAACCGCGTTGGTGTGAAGTTAAACAGAGTCAAGAAGAAACTCGCGACGATTTTGAACGGAGGTTGCGATGAATCTTGACGATTATCGACAAGCGTGGAAAGCAGACGAGGCTCAAATGAACGTCACGATGAATACCGACCTTCTGACGGAAGAAGTCCATCGTTCACATGACCGCTTTCAGTCAATGATTTATTGGCGTGACTTCCGTGAAGTCGGAGTTTCGCTCGTGATGATCCCCATCTGGCTAGTGATGGGAAGCATGTTGTCCTTGCCATGGACCTGGTACTTGTCCATCCCAGCGATGATCTGGGTCGCTGGCTTCATCTTCGTTGACCGTTCACGCCATCCGCAAAGACCGAGCCAGCCGGGCGAACCGCTACTCTTCTACGCGAAAGAGTCGCTCGAACAGACAGAACACCAAATCTGGCTCTTGCGGAATGTCTTTTGGTGGTACTTGCTCCCGTTTTGCATCTCAATCATGGCATTCTTTCTGAATGTCGCTTGGGATAGCTCAGGTGGCTTTTTTAGTTTTTGCGTGATTGCCGGGATCGGAGCGATCTTCCTCTATGTGGTTTATTCGGCAGTTTATCGGCTCAACCAGACCGCTGTGACGGAACAACTTGAGCCACGCCGAGATGATCTTCAAAGGCTGATCGAAAACCTCGAAAGGGAAACAGACGACGAAAACGCCGGAGACATCATGGAACTCGTGGCTGCGATTTCAAAACCTGCCAACGGTTGTGGGATGTCTTCTGGCTGGCAGAGTTGGGCAGAAAACTGGAATCAGCTGGTCCCCTCCTGGTGGACAGCTATTGTGATCATTCTACCGACACTGGCGGGAGCATTGGCTGGACTTTACTCGGGGACGCAGCTCCAAATCCGGGAGATGGGGCCAACTCTGTTTCAAGTCATTGTCGGTGCGGTGATCCCGTTCGAAGTCGTGTTCTTCTCAATCTGCTGGAGATCGTACAAACAGCAGAAGGAAGAAATGGTGACCCAAGGCGAAGAAGCTGCCCCGAAGCAAGAGGATGCAGTAGAGGTCGCTCCATCTTCAGACGGAATACAGTTGCCGAAAGCCCCAGCACTGGTGATTCTGTTCCTCGTGATCTTTCTTGGAGTCATGGCGTTCGTTGCGATTGGGGCGTTTGTTCTTCATGTGAAAGAAGATCTCAACGTCCAGAACACTCAAGTGATTGAGCGTTTTGATGACTTCACAGCCCTCCCCGAAAACGGAACTCACACAGCAATACGATTCATGGTTTGACGAGCAACGTCGACGGGCTGTCGAAGATCAACATCCACCTTGCATCTCATGTGTTTCGAGTTCCATAATCTTTTCTCGACAGAGAATCATCCGATCATGATCGCCCGCCTGTTGATAAAGATCGCGCATTCGGCCGAGGCACTGTTTGCAATGAATCCCAGAGAGTTGCTCATCATCGAAACTTTTGACCAATTCATAAGCTTCCGGGTGACGGTCCTGGCTCATCAATAGACCAGCGAGCCCAACTCGATAGCGGGCATTTGTCGGATCGAGAGAAATCGCGTGACGCGCGAGCGACTCTGTAATCGCTGTTGTTAGTCCAGCACGTGCAACATAGTAGCTCAGCGAGTAATAAGCCTGCGCATTGTCGGGATCTCGTTCAGTTGCTTTTCTGCAGGCATCCACAGCCAGGTCCGGTCGTCCAATCGAATCGAGACCTGTAGCAGTTTCGATTAAGAGAGCGACCGAAATGGCAGGATCAGCGATGAGATCGATGAGCAAATCTCTCGAAAGTTCGTGCTTACCAATTTCGCCATAACCCAAAGCGAGGTAAGTGCGACTTTTGATGCGAAGTGGAATATAGAGACTCGCCTGCTCCAGAGCCGAAACCGAACTGGGAAACTGGCGGCTTCGATATTGGATCAAGCCCAGCAATTCCCAACCGCGACCATCATGTTCATTTTGATGCAGAAATTGCTTCGTCAATTTCCGAGCAGAATCGAAATCGCCCGCTTCGTACTTGATCACCGCTTGTTCAAGAATCACGAACATTCTCCAGCTTCTCAGTCGATCGATCGTTCACTGCGCAAAAAAAAGTGGTTGCGGGAGTTTCCCGCAACCACCAAAGAATCGTTACATGCAGGTTACTCTTCACTCACGTCGAGAATCTCGACTTCCTCAAACTTTCCGACAGCCATGCTGGCTCCACCCACGACAAGCAGTTCGTGGTCGCTGACTGGCAGCATACGATGGAAGAATCGAGCAGTAGGAGTCTTGGCCACAATCTCCCACTGAGAACCATCGTCGGAGAGACGCTGCAGGTTGCCTTTGAAAGTGCTGGCGTAAAGATGTCCGCCTGCGGCAAATGCCGATGCTCCGAACCCTGTCATCCCGGCGGAGAATCCACCTCCGGAACTGTCATCGTCATCATCAGCGTCTTTTGCCTTTTCAACGACCAGCTCTGGTCCTTCTGACCAGCTTTCAGTTTGCGGATCGTAGATGTTCATCGCGGTTGTTGGACCGCCTTCCGATTGCATTCCACCGATGACGTAGAGCTTGTCATTGAAGGCTGCAACTGCCAGTGCTCGACGCTGGAATGGTGGTGCTGGAAGGGCTGTCCACTCTGGGTTTTCTGCATTCAAATCCATCGACCAAGCTGTCTGATGCCAAACTTCGTCGCTTTCACCTTGGAGTTGCCATCCGCCAATCACGTAAATCGTGTCGTTGAGCACAGCTGCGTCGAAAGATGAACGAGGCTCAGGCAGCGAAGGCATGTCGACCCATTGGTTTTCCTTGAGGTCGTAAGCTGCGACAGAGTCTTGAGACCACAAGTCGTGCTCTTCGCCTTCAGCATTTTTGGCAGTGAATCCACCAATTCGATAAAGCCGGTCGCCATGAGCAACCATTGCCAATCCCTGCAGCGGAGGACCATCAGCAAGTTCAGTCCACTGACCATTGTCGAGGTTCAATTGAAGAAGCGTGTGTCCCTGCTCTTCATTGGAATACGAGTGTGCTGACCCGGAGTGTCCACCGTAGATGTAGACGTTGTCACCGAGGATTGCACCACCGAAACTTGTCACAGGCTGCTCAAGCGGTTGGAGGTCTCGTCTCACAGCCTGTGACAGGTCGGACTGCACTCGCAATGTCAAGGTGGTGTAGTGGCGTGTTTCTGGATATTCCTTACCGTCGAACTCACCTGACTCTGGCTCGACGTGCTTGGCACGGATCGAATAAAGCCCAGGTTGATCAATCGGGAGGACGACGGTTCCAGACTCGCCGGTTGTTCCTTCGAACTCAAACAATTCGGGTCCACTGGCAACGACTTCACTGCCTTCAACTGCTTCGCCGTTGAAGAGCACGTGCAGATTGATACCGTCTGCGGCTTCTTCAGGGATGACGTCCAGTTTCAAAGCTTTCGATGTATCAATCGAGGTCCAAGCAGCTGAATTCACTGACGGCCCAGTTTTCGCGTAATACTTCAGACGAAAAACGGTGTCACCGCGATCCATCACTCCAAGATCATGAGTCGCGACGATGAGCGTACTGTCGGTCTCGCCAGCTGGAATCGCTGTCGAAACAGAGTCTTCTGTGCGATCGATCTCCAAGGCTTTCATCTCTTTGTCAGCCTGAACAGCCCATGCACTCATTCCGTCTGTGTATTTCAGAAATGCAGGATCATCGGCGGAAGCATCTTCGCCGAAGTAGACTTCGATGCGAGTGGTGTCGCCCTTCGTCGCTTGTGGAGCGAGAAAGATGAAGTGTGCATTCACACGACTCGAAAGACCGAACACAACGCACCACGCAACTAAACACAACGTGCATTTGAGCACAAGATTATTCTTCATCATAATGGTCCTGAAAAGGAGATCACCAGTTACTTGCTGGAAAGTTCAAAGCTGTAAGTATTCGGGCCGTCCGCAGCGACACTCTCGACAAGCTGACTTCGCTTGTTGTACTTAGGAGGAACGCGGATGACTTCGATCGTCTTAATTCCCTGCTCCCTGAGCTGTTTAATCGCCTGCTCGTCATCCATGGCATAGCCACCGTCATCGGTCGACTCGATTTCAATTCGATGCTCACCAACTACCGGTCCGGATGCGCTATCGATTTTGAATTGGCCCTCGCTGATGGGAACAGTTGTTTTGGGGCCTCCGGTGTCTCCTGTTGGAACAAACCGCACGACACCTTCTTTCAAGGGAACATCATCTAACGTGACAGAGCCTTCGACAGCAGCACGGGGAGGTCCTTCGCCCCCAGATCCGCACCCAATCGCGCAGATCATCAAAGCAGCCAGTCCGCAGCTCAAAAAATACTGAGGAAACCTGCTCTTAAAACTCACCGATGATCTCCCCACCAGATCGAGTCGCGAGTCCGTCGAGAAGCTGTGCATCGATGTTTTCTGAGATGAAATGGACCGAGCCATCAGAGAAGGTGAACTGAACTCCCCCAACGTGATCGCTTCGGAAAGAGCGGGTCCAGTTGCTGTCGAAAATGCCGTCTTCTGCAATATCACGAGGATTGAAATCGAACTCCGTCGTGGCTGCCGTTGATCCGGGGTATGGGCTGGCCCAGTAGGTGAACGAGTACCGTGATTGTCCCGCACAGTCTCCAGAACTGAACTTGTAATCGGGAAGGTTGTAGGCCGTTTCGCCGATCATCATGGTGCTGCTGGTTCCGTCGAGGAAATCGCGAAACTTCGTCTTACCGGGCGTGCTGTCTGTGTAGACGATCGCTCCATCCAGTTCCGGTCGTGGAAGACGATAGAACGACCAGTACTGATTGAAGTCTTTCGACCCGATACAGGCTGCGTAGTTCCCGGGGGCTCTTCCGCTATCTGTATCACAGCTCGGAACCTGTCGACGCGATGGCGACGAAGGGCAGAGATAGAACGGAAGAACCTGACTCACGACAGCCTGGTTCTCTGGATCTGCATTTCCCTTGGTGAAATCGTAGAGATTGTAGGCTGACGATTGTTCGATCATCGGGAGAATGCTGGCGAACAGACTTGAGCCGCTGAGGCTCGAGTAGTTGAGTCCGCCGGAATTCGCATTCGGAAACTGCAAGTACACGTCGTGATAGTTGTGAATTGCGAGACCGATTTGCTTCATGTTGTTCTTGCACTGAGTTCGTCGGGCCGCTTCCCGCGCCTGTTGAACTGCTGGAAGAAGAAGTGCAATGAGGATCGCAATAATCGCGATCACAACAAGCAACTCGATGAGTGTGAACCCGCGCGAACGCATCAATTTTTCGTGGCGATGCATGCCAGAACCTCCAGAACTCGGACCGTCGTTGGGAAACGGACACTCCAACAGGGGTGTCGTCGAATTCCGAGCATGGCTGGCTGCCTTGCGACGCTGGGTGGCTGGCTAAACCTCGGAAGCAAATTCATCAGTTGAGTTTGGCCTGACGAGCGTGGCCACAACTGCAACTGAGACTCATTCTCAACAAGGGATTCTGGAATGTCAACCGACAAGAAGCCCGTTTTCAGAATTCGCTCAATCGAGCCCGCACGATCCTGCAAATTGGGTATGAATCGGCTCGATATTGAAAGGCGGTTTGTGCCACACATCAATCTCAGGAGGTGAAATACAACGCCATA is from Thalassoglobus sp. JC818 and encodes:
- a CDS encoding RNA polymerase sigma factor, producing the protein MDDQDQQLVFINWLEEHSASVMKVARAYTLNSEECQDLAQEILLQSWRSVPKFSGKASAATWFYRVALHTAMNWQRKDKPRRQYQQPLVDMNVPAANRSDCSEKLLQQEMVEELYRAIHQLPKTDAALVLLYLDELSYREMAEVLGISENRVGVKLNRVKKKLATILNGGCDES
- a CDS encoding DUF1080 domain-containing protein, with protein sequence MRVHHQKLQILSGLLMIILFSGALIHAAEKSKNSSESTLGLAPPEGAVVLFDGSNFHAWEPFSFLKINPKQDQKEIQWKIVDDKAMQIGFEHNGKRRKQFLSTKERFRDYSLHLEFQLPEDGGQGNSGIFFGPLYEMQILDSSAKRQPGLTDCGSIYEIASPAVNAALPPGKWQTVDLDFQSARFDEDGHRIERDAARVSIRLNGKLIHDDVELSLRRNKYAAFPEEPTSPIVLQEHGSPVKFRNIWLTENKD
- a CDS encoding DUF1559 domain-containing protein, whose product is MHRHEKLMRSRGFTLIELLVVIAIIAILIALLLPAVQQAREAARRTQCKNNMKQIGLAIHNYHDVYLQFPNANSGGLNYSSLSGSSLFASILPMIEQSSAYNLYDFTKGNADPENQAVVSQVLPFYLCPSSPSRRQVPSCDTDSGRAPGNYAACIGSKDFNQYWSFYRLPRPELDGAIVYTDSTPGKTKFRDFLDGTSSTMMIGETAYNLPDYKFSSGDCAGQSRYSFTYWASPYPGSTAATTEFDFNPRDIAEDGIFDSNWTRSFRSDHVGGVQFTFSDGSVHFISENIDAQLLDGLATRSGGEIIGEF
- a CDS encoding PVC-type heme-binding CxxCH protein is translated as MFFTSLSFLLCTEARSEDLFEFQNDDVVAIFGNGLADRMQHAPWVETVLQSNLKGMNVRFRNMSFSGDVVNERPRNKGFTNDTEYLQHVAPSVVWIMFGYNESHGGPEKASAYEQELVKLVEKYRALRKEAGVDARFVLFSPIAYENTGNRNLPDGEELNANLKAYTLATQRAAEISGATFVDLYTPTLKLYEATEEQLTLNGIHLNALGYRKLADVIAKQLAGESSVDEKNLPLVYESVEDKNWHWHNRYRATDGNDIWGSRSTLSFVDGQTNADVLVHELKMLDLMTANRDPVIWAAASGKSIQPDDTNVPSPVTVKTNVGGGSRSSSAEKEGSTDYLSPEESLEQIKIPDDFELNIFASEVMFPDLANPVQLQVDAKGRLWAASWNSYPKWEPGDDLKDSLMIFVDNDRDGVADERKIFAHVHNPLGFEFWGGGVLVTSGPDLLFLKDTDGDDKADVRFPILQGLGTSDTHHAANNLIYGPDGGIYWQSGIFLVHNHETPWKQNLSTGGSGMYRFDPRTFAITPVAANSPNPHGTSFDRWGYLYANDGTGGKSYQVRPKGNGFQMHSLLEKEFRPVPANEILSSGHFPEEMQQDFLILNVIGFLGIKQYDLDRGDGGRREYGNVWGTPVQELLSGEDRNFRPSDAIVGEDGALYVADWHNMIIGHMQHNIRDPSRDHKHGRILRLTMKDRPLQEPVAIADQPIEKLLENLKHPVDGVRHRTRVELSARDSNEVIDAAQAWAKDFDPNDEEEAHHILEALWLHQQHNATNDELLEKLLNSEVPHAAVAAKTVQHFWTKFDTKLASDFAAPPELHVVTYRPPRHLDRKYHDSYRRGSEIFQRESHCATCHQTSGEGNGVVYPPLVGSPWVTGSEERLIKLALHGMWGKMQVRGKTYDPARGVPPMTAFRDLLNDNEMADVLTFVRNTWGNDASPIEAETVASVRAASSDRTTFWKPEDLEKLHPLEKELMSDEDLKQPEEINNLALEKELLSQPPEELAQIALEEGNERRGKRLFYTSAASCFACHDPPGNAPRMGPDLTQLKKEVNPVDWVNSVLHPSQKIDKEFAQINVMTVDGKVVTGIRISEDDKEIVLRNLAAPKPITISHQSVDELIESKVSMMPEGLVRSLKSRQEFNDLLKYLISLKK
- a CDS encoding tetratricopeptide repeat protein, which produces MILEQAVIKYEAGDFDSARKLTKQFLHQNEHDGRGWELLGLIQYRSRQFPSSVSALEQASLYIPLRIKSRTYLALGYGEIGKHELSRDLLIDLIADPAISVALLIETATGLDSIGRPDLAVDACRKATERDPDNAQAYYSLSYYVARAGLTTAITESLARHAISLDPTNARYRVGLAGLLMSQDRHPEAYELVKSFDDEQLSGIHCKQCLGRMRDLYQQAGDHDRMILCREKIMELETHEMQGGC